The following are encoded in a window of Amphibacillus xylanus NBRC 15112 genomic DNA:
- a CDS encoding helix-turn-helix domain-containing protein — protein sequence MGVRYEKLFHLLDERNMTTRELEKQAGYSGNITTRMRRNEYISLESIEKICRTLNCRVHDILEFEK from the coding sequence ATGGGTGTACGATATGAGAAATTATTTCACTTATTAGATGAACGAAATATGACAACAAGAGAATTAGAAAAACAAGCAGGTTATTCGGGGAATATTACGACACGGATGAGAAGAAATGAATATATTTCACTTGAGAGTATTGAAAAGATATGCAGGACTTTGAATTGTCGTGTCCATGATATTTTAGAATTTGAGAAATAG
- the yunB gene encoding sporulation protein YunB translates to MWRRNRRYVGTKKDIFALTTVIFFLIVFLSIVYVNNRIKPILLEIAETRNEQYANMAMAVAIGNKINDDLELGELILFQYDQNGRVVSYQVNSALEAQIQRNIQKRVEQFLKLLERGAVPDPVALNELDITDDEIDLIRQQASLIEIPLGQAFGVPLLANLGPKIPVNLEVIGFVNTKVETLITGMKINSIHIEPIVHINVEIRTVIPFGSKTATIDQSIPIGSGGFSGEVPLYYNANPENDLPLTIPLQPVE, encoded by the coding sequence GTGTGGCGAAGAAACAGACGGTATGTTGGAACAAAAAAAGATATATTTGCGCTAACAACAGTTATTTTTTTCTTAATTGTATTTTTAAGTATAGTCTATGTAAATAATCGTATTAAACCGATATTATTAGAAATTGCTGAAACAAGAAATGAACAGTATGCTAATATGGCAATGGCCGTTGCGATTGGCAATAAAATTAACGATGATTTAGAACTAGGTGAGTTAATTTTATTTCAGTATGATCAAAATGGACGAGTCGTGAGCTATCAAGTTAATTCAGCTCTTGAAGCACAAATTCAACGGAATATTCAAAAACGAGTCGAGCAATTTTTGAAATTACTCGAACGGGGAGCAGTTCCTGATCCAGTCGCTTTAAATGAACTAGATATTACTGATGATGAGATTGACTTAATCCGACAACAAGCGAGCTTAATTGAAATTCCATTAGGTCAAGCGTTCGGTGTACCGCTATTAGCAAACTTAGGACCAAAAATACCTGTTAACTTAGAGGTGATTGGTTTCGTTAATACGAAGGTTGAGACGCTCATTACAGGGATGAAAATTAATAGTATTCATATTGAGCCGATTGTCCATATAAATGTTGAAATTAGAACCGTGATTCCATTCGGCTCTAAAACAGCTACAATCGATCAATCAATTCCAATTGGTAGCGGTGGCTTTAGTGGCGAAGTACCTCTTTATTATAACGCCAATCCGGAAAATGACCTGCCACTTACTATTCCATTACAACCTGTAGAGTAA
- a CDS encoding type I restriction-modification system subunit M, translated as MNEFNRNLQTSINVQRQANLIWSVADILRGLYKPHEYGKVILPMTVIKRLHDTLKPTRDAVLNVAKKTENMNETMRNKMLTKASGYSFYNTNLYTFETLLADPANIETNFRAYLNGFSENMQDILANFKFDLEISNLAENDRLFYVIQEFSKKEVDLGPDKMTSTDMGYVFEELVRKFSESYNEEAGAHFTSRDVIYLMTDLLLVEDQDTLTGKDVVKTVYDQTMGTSQMLSAMTERIHEMNESAEVATFGQELNPETYAIAKADTMIRGGNPDNMALGSTLSKDAFEGYTFDYCISNPPFGIDWKSDQNAVKAEHELGENGRFGVGLPRISDGQLLFQLNGISKLKETGRMAIIHNGSALFSGNPGAGESLIRQYVIENDWLEAIVQLPNDLFYNTGISTYIWIITKNKTQERQGKVQLIDASKMFEKRRKNIGEKRVDISEECRDMIVKAYGEFTNDEYYLDERVVESKIFDNEEFGFTRVTVESPLKDENGEIERKKNGDPKPDPKLRDTEDIPLTEDIDDYFEREVLPFNPDAWMDRSKDKIGYEIPFTRLFYKYTAPEPSEVIAERIKKLEESIVANFQALSGKDVENVD; from the coding sequence ATGAATGAATTTAATCGAAACTTACAAACATCAATTAATGTACAAAGACAAGCAAACTTAATCTGGAGTGTTGCGGATATTTTACGCGGACTTTATAAACCTCATGAGTATGGAAAGGTCATTTTACCGATGACAGTGATCAAGCGTTTGCATGATACATTAAAACCAACTCGTGATGCTGTATTAAATGTCGCAAAGAAAACAGAAAATATGAATGAAACTATGCGTAACAAAATGCTAACAAAAGCATCTGGCTATTCTTTCTACAACACAAACCTTTATACATTTGAAACATTGCTTGCAGATCCAGCAAACATTGAAACAAACTTTAGAGCCTATTTAAATGGTTTTTCGGAAAATATGCAGGATATTCTAGCTAACTTTAAATTCGATTTAGAGATTAGTAATCTAGCAGAAAACGATCGCCTCTTTTATGTCATTCAGGAATTTAGTAAAAAAGAAGTTGATCTAGGACCAGACAAGATGACGAGTACAGACATGGGATATGTCTTTGAAGAACTTGTCAGAAAATTCTCAGAAAGTTATAACGAGGAAGCTGGGGCACACTTTACGAGCAGGGATGTTATTTATTTAATGACAGATTTACTCTTAGTTGAAGATCAGGATACTTTAACTGGAAAAGATGTGGTGAAGACAGTTTATGACCAAACGATGGGAACATCACAAATGTTGTCAGCCATGACAGAACGAATTCATGAGATGAATGAAAGTGCAGAAGTTGCAACCTTTGGTCAAGAATTAAACCCTGAAACATACGCAATCGCAAAGGCTGATACGATGATTCGTGGAGGAAATCCAGACAATATGGCATTAGGCAGTACCCTATCAAAAGATGCTTTCGAAGGCTATACTTTTGACTACTGTATTTCTAACCCGCCATTTGGGATTGATTGGAAGAGTGACCAAAATGCTGTAAAGGCTGAACATGAACTTGGTGAAAATGGGCGATTTGGGGTTGGACTACCAAGAATCAGTGATGGGCAATTATTGTTTCAGTTAAACGGGATTTCAAAGTTAAAAGAGACTGGACGAATGGCAATTATTCATAACGGATCGGCATTGTTTTCTGGTAATCCAGGAGCAGGTGAAAGTTTAATTCGACAGTATGTCATTGAAAATGATTGGTTAGAAGCTATTGTACAACTTCCGAATGATTTATTTTATAACACAGGTATTTCGACATACATATGGATTATCACGAAAAACAAAACTCAAGAACGTCAAGGAAAAGTGCAGCTCATTGATGCATCAAAAATGTTTGAAAAGCGTAGGAAGAACATTGGTGAAAAGCGTGTTGATATTTCGGAAGAATGCCGTGACATGATTGTCAAAGCTTATGGAGAGTTTACTAATGATGAATATTACTTAGATGAACGTGTTGTTGAATCGAAAATCTTTGATAATGAAGAATTTGGTTTTACACGTGTCACTGTCGAAAGTCCGCTGAAAGATGAAAACGGAGAAATTGAACGTAAAAAGAATGGGGATCCAAAACCAGATCCAAAACTTCGCGACACAGAGGATATCCCTTTAACAGAAGATATTGATGATTATTTTGAGCGGGAAGTATTACCTTTCAACCCAGATGCCTGGATGGATCGTTCAAAAGACAAGATCGGTTATGAAATTCCCTTTACGAGACTTTTCTATAAGTACACAGCACCAGAACCATCAGAAGTTATTGC